Within Porites lutea chromosome 2, jaPorLute2.1, whole genome shotgun sequence, the genomic segment ttgaagaTTCAGTAAGCCCGTCCCTGCAGCcttttgatgttaaaaatagcttatactgACAGACCTAGTATATGTGAAACAAAGGGATTGGAACATTTAACCTGGCTTTTACTAAATTAACTCTTTATTCTGTATTTACGCCCATaaatatttgttgtggctcCCGGTGTTCAAACAAACTTACGAACAGCGAAGTACAAAAttggtttaatgaacattcccatatgactgttgcaagactcataCTAGTATAATGAGCCCGTAGCATATGTTTAGGATAAGGCTGAGAGTTCTTAATACCACTGTaggtgaaaaaatatataagagATGGAGCAGGCTGGTCgctcgaaaattcacgaagcttctaaataactgaacttgccgGGGTGCCGAATCACGATGAGTGAAGTCACTCACGAACTGTTCATACATCACGCCTCCTGATGTCCAAAAATTCCatgaaaaatgttcatgaaaaccttttcttgatGTTTGGGCGCCGTAAAACTTAAAACCGAGCAAAAACTCATCATCCTTCCATGTCCGCATTCTCCGCTatatttgttttgaaggaaaattggtactcagtctcactcggccaAATTTCTTAACTAGGGCGATCATGGaaactcggttccagacctcgctgccagcCCCCCCTGATAACCCTTCTGGCCAGAGAAGcggctgggtacgagtctggtgTACGTTGTCGCGTTAAATAAAACACCATCGCACGAGCATCATGGCGAACTTTCCGATCTTGCAGGAAATCAAAGGCGAATGGAGATCAACTAAGACGATGGAAATAATGGGCTTAAGAATTCCGGCGTATTTTACTGACGATCCTCGGTTGCTGTACGACTACATTGTCAACTTCAAGACGAAGTCAGACGACGTATTTGTAGTCAGCTATCCGAAAGCAGGTTAGAGTATTAAGTCAAGTCAATTCAAGTTTATTGTGAAAATATGCTTAGCTATTTCTAAAAGCCTTGAAGGATCGTATAGTTCTATAGTCGGATTTCGTGGCATATAGGGCGCGGTTCTGTTCCCTTTTGTGCTGTGGAATACCAATCGTGGCGTGTTCGGGAAGCCTTGTTGGATTGGAGATAACCGAGCTCTTACTACTTATCATGCCGTTTGTTCAAAAGCGAGAATTAAGATAATCTATAACAATTTCAAAGTGCTCTCACAAAGAACAAGCATACCCCATTCATTTCATTAACCAACGAGGCTTGATATTAAATTTAAAGCGTTACtgatgcggcgtttattcaagggcgccatttatttcaaaatctcATTTGTTAAATTACTGACAACAATTACGATAAATCATACAGGGGGATATTACAAGTTGTAATGTTCGACTTTTTGATGAGATAGAATCATAATTGTCTGGTTGGTGTAGattaccaagttgtaccgaGTTTTTGCTGATAATCCTCAGTACAATAAACGCTGCATTCTTCAGATTGGGTGCAGCGTTTATTGTTAAGTTTGCTTCGATCTACGGCGTTAaatcgagggcggcgtttatctGGGGGTGGCGGTTACGTCGAATTAATATGTTGAGTATCTAAACCAAGGAGGCTTCGggacaaaaattgcaattttttttttttcagaaacgagcagatagatagatagagatTTGAGTCTTTGATATATTTACCTTTTGAATAATACCCCGAAAGTCAGAGGTTTCATTTCAGTTTAAATTGTTTGGAACTCGCTTTGAATCAGAGGCGTGACATGTCTAGggaatttcttcttcttcttcttcgtttttTAAGGACCTAAAGTATCTTACCCTGCCAAAGCTTGGCTTGTCTGTAGCGTAATTGGTTTGTTTACACGGCGTAAAACGCTAACAGCCacgcaagagagaaacctctgcttgcaGCTGCAGGGTCAGGGCAGCTGCAGGGTAAAGGAACTGTAGAAAGGTATTAACCCATTTGCCATTCCATCCATTTTTGTGTAATTTACGGTACTCAAAAGAATAGAGAAGGCAATCAGGCCGGGATTTTTACACGATGAGGGAGAACCGAGGGAGTTAGAAAATTGTGGGCACCTCTGGGAAAAAACCCTGGCGACACCATTGCTGTGAAGGAATGTTTATCTGCAATTGATAGGATTTGAAGGGAAAAACGTCATTGTAGTCAAAGCATAATATGGAGGTTGTAAGTACACCTCGTTCTATTTGTACATGTCAAACAGAATTAATTCTTAAGGAGGGTTTGCAAGTTtaaaacagaagaagaaaatcGTCACCTTATGTCTGACGTCTTCCATTAAACGTGAAATTGGCCGATGGGGTAGTTACACGATGAGGGAGAACTGAGGGAGTTAGAAAATTGTGGGTACCTTTGGCAAAAAAACCCTGGCGACACCATTGCTGTGAAGGAATGTTTATCTGCAATTGATAggatttgaagagaaaaaacgtCATTGTAGTCAAAGCATAATATGGAGCTTGTAATTACACCTCGTTCGATTTGTCAAACAGAATTAATTCTTAAGGAGGGTTTgcaagttttaaaaagaaaaagaaaatcgtcgCCTTATGTCtgacgtcctccataaaacgtgaaattggcCGAGGTCGTAGCCGTGCAGTGGACAGCAAGAGAAATATATCAAAACTGTGCTTCACGTACCAAGTTGTTGTTGCTTAGGGTGGATGGGTGAACATTTGCAGCATACACATATCGCCGTCACATTTGTCCCTTAGagtgttttattgttttcaagcTTTAATGTAATACAGACAGTGAAAAATTCAACGGGCAGATGCGAGGGCTTATTAACGAGTATGTTGCAAActataataacaattattcaccgaagtggaggtggctagtagtgATAATTTTCCTCGCCGCCAAGCGGCGATGTAAATAGccactactagccaccgacactgggGTAAGGACAAGGTAAAAAACACACGCACTAGGTACAAAAAGGGGGCTGCGAATTGTATTTTAATATCTGCTATACACAGGCTTAAACAAGAGAAACAGATTACTGACTAGATTGTCACACATTATATTCCTTTGGCTCATCACGCAAATGCGTTCGCAAACCGGGAAGAAAGCGTTTCGTATGAAGCCCTACAACTGGAGGTGCGGAGAAGGTCATTCCGCGGCTACGGAAACCGAAAATAAAACTTAGAGGGAGAGTTAGAAGAGAATTTAATTCACAGTTTTATGATCAATAAATGACGAAACTGAGAAGCAGAGAGCCTTGAAAGGTCGTATAGTTCTATATGAATCGGGTATTGAGTTTCTTCAAGTTTTGGCGCTGTAAACCGCCACGATTTAAGGCCGTATGTTGAAGAGTTGGCCATTGGCCGCTTTAAAATATCGTTTCCTCTGAGGtcgtatttattgtttttttgttgaatcAAATCTTTAATGCTTATTGGTGCAttgttaaggtgtttcgatacagctTTTTTTCAggggccataccgatatttttcaatcgccttaaaagtggttttctGCTTGATCTAGTCCagctattgaaaatgcaacacTAGGAACGTAAAGTTTGGTGGTGAgaaaacaatctccgtaagaaggaaaaaattctgtatgtttgaattcgactaggacgaaaaaatatatatcaaacttttatttaaaatttggaattttaGCGTTTTCTTGTACATTGGTGGAtctttttttggagaccgggccCCGGACCCCGGACCCTTATctgagggtctggatgaccccccccacccccttatctgagggtctggatgaccgcccctcccccccctccccccttatctgaaggtctggatctgccactgttgtatgtctctgaaacgactcaaacgaattttttgaaaatcttcttcacgtaatcttcataatgtataaataaggtctgaaactttcattgagattgattcaatgcaacatcttaaaatttcaagacaagcCTATTCTACGAACCTCTCAAAACTCTGCGTtgcaacattcactgttttgacgttatgctaatttttccagaataatgcgcactatacatacctccatgactagtacattttagtttgaatttatcacatcttttgaatgtaaaacattgacgaTACTCACACttaaatgtactagtcatggatatatgtattgtccgcattaatgtggaaaagtccaaattttgaatgaagttgcacttagacaggtggaAAGAAAATGGGATATTTTTTAAGATCAcaaaaacgaaaatacaccaaaatttcctagcatcgaaatatgatatcaAGCAGCATTCTGaagctacttaagaataatttgagtcatttataacgtttttattaagtAATCTATCaccgctattgaaaatttaaggttcgagatatattttctttttagtctaattcaaaattttcggaggttatttgctaaacaccaaactcgAAGTTCCTAGAGTTGGATTTTctgtagctggtctagatcgccaaaattaggcgtttatcaatttcaaagttttttgtccattgttgtcatggtaataccaattttactaaaacctgcattttgacaaatttcaatctatagtcaataattggtgaaaattttatagcgatcagacaaggataaaatcacttttaaagcgattgaaaaatatcgataTAGCCTCTGAAAAATTATATCGAAATTAATGCATGCTATTTTAGCGAGGCGTTGGTTCGCAAGTGATAATAAACCTATTCTATTTATTAAATCAGAGTAGAGTGCTtgttaaaaattcctttttaaatCACAGGCAGTACAAACCGGTCGCATATCGAACGCTACCGATATTGTAAAAGTACCCTGTAAGGAATAGCTGTATGTCGTGGTCTCTTGAGTGTAGGAAATATGATATTACTCTACAGAACTTTTCTTACAAATTTTTTTCTATTCGTAATCATGGCTATTTATGCAAGTATACGTCGTTGGATTCCTTTTGGTCATTTTTAAACCTCCCCGAAATAAAACCAAGGGGTCACCAAGGATttgatgaaagaaaataaaagtgtCAAATAGTTACAAGCAAAGAAAAGGACACAAATAAACAAGGGAGTAATATTATGTGGTCGTCTAGTGATTTAAAAGTTAATTACAATCACTCTGTTCTCAATCTTGACTGTAACTCACAAGATCACGCAATCAAATTGCACTACAAATTGCGGATGTGAACAGACTTGAAACATCCAGCCTAGATCCACAAGatccagcctagtccctaggtgTTCTCTCTTAacccgttgtccgcgcgaaaTCTGACCACtacttggattcccttacatgggcaGATTTGAATGTTATATTTTGTGTCTTTAAGGAACAACTTGGATTCAAGAAATTGTCTGGCAGATTTACCACAATGGAGAAGTAAACAGCAAACGAATTGAAGACCGTGTTCCATTCTTAGAAGAGGCTATTAATCCAAAAGCTTCACAACCAGACATTGCCAGTTTACCAAGCCCCCGCCTTATTAAGACACACCTTTCTTATGAGGCTATACCAAAAGGTACAAACGAGGAAACAACGTGCAAGTATATTTACATCGCTCGAAATCCAAAAGATAATGCTGTATCAAATTATAAATTCCTAACAAGCTTGGCGAAATCTACTGGATTGAATGCATCGTGGGAATTTTATGCTGATCTGTTTGTTCAGGGAAAGTGTAAGTTATCATGATTATTTTACATAGTAATAATGCTTCTATAGTTGATCTTCCATTAGTTAGGGGCAAGAAGACCTTTACTGGCCTTTACACTAAATGGGACTCTTTCACACCCTGAAAATATAAGATAAAACCTTATCCGCACCCTCACTTTTCGCTGTTTCCGCATTGGCTCGTCACACCACCCcaaatgaaaatttattattGGTCTACTGCAAGTATTAAAAAGTAATTATTGGCGTACTGAAAATTAGTGGAGTGTGTTTCAGCAATCCTGCTATAATACCTAAGAAAACTCGGAAGGGAGAACGAATGTAGTGCCTAGGAGTTTGGTTTCATTGTTGGGTAGCCCAGCGAGGGCGGGGTCAGTCATTGCTAACTTACAGAAGGCCAGCATATTGATGGGCTTCTGTGACTAAGTATCGTTATTTTGTGAGATGAAGAAGGCGAGGCATGTTGTGCTTACGGGGCGTTGGTCTGTAAGATGAACCTGGGGCGGGGCGTACTACGTAGCCTTAATGACGATACCAAAGCGATAGTTCTTTTTCATAGCCCAGGGCTCAAACCGGGAGTGATCCAAATGGGTATTTCAAAGGTCAAGGTCAAAGTTTGTTAAATAAGATTAAAATTCCTGCGCAGCGTAGTCACttaatgttaatttgaaaattgtaaaatcgacCCTGTTATTTCAAGAGTCTTAACCGACGTTTCGCAATGCTGCTACCGTTAAAAGGTTTTAGTCTTGTACCGTGCTGAAGAAGAACGTCGGCCAAAGCTTGTTAACGCTGATCAGTGTTAGATTGTTTATTTCGGAGAGAGGTAATGAGCTTTGTAAAGGACATCCAGCAGTCGACGGATGCACACATTGCAAATAGCGTGAAGCTTGTCGATGAGAGCCTGGTAATGGAACAGGTGTCAAGGAAATCAATACCAAAATAACCGGAGACAAGTCAGGATAAACGCAAAATTCCTGGAGGGATGCCAAGAGACACTAGGTTCGTTGCAGAAGAAACGTTCTCGTGAAATTTGTAGTAATTAATCCAAGGACAGAGCAGATACAAAATGAGATATCAATATTTCGAGAGGGAGGGCCTCAGGTCTAAAAATCATCGAGGTAGTTCTAAGGGGGATAGGTGCGATATAACATAGCACCATAGTGTGTCGCAAACCAGCGACAAACTTAAAAAATAGCGTCCGTGAACTCCGGAGACCAAGAGACAGAATCATGTTGAAGAAATAGTCAGTACGTGGAGACTCGAACCCTAACCGTCAGATATGACTAGGGGCCAAGAGGAACCAAAACGCTCCCAGTCGCAGGTTCTATAAGAATGTATTGGACGGTGCCTCGTTGAAAGGTCGAGTTCGCTCATGTGTACATATTTTTCTCTAAACTGGTTATGATGCTTCTTAAGGTAGCAGATACAAGTAGTGTTAGAGGCATGGCAAAAAACCTTCATGTCTTACTAGTAATTATCAACCTACACTATTGTTATTCCTTGCAGCAACTTGGAGTCACTGGGATAAACATGTACTTGGATGGTGGAAACACAAAGACAATGCTAACGTCTTGTTCCTTAAATATGAAGACTTGAAAAAGGTTTGTTATCATTATCGGAGAATTACCGGTAAAgtggttttcagttttttgaaattaattctgTTACATAAATTTGATTTGCGTTGATTAATGCTTAGTGGTGGGTAGAAAACCGAGTTAATTAATTAGCAGTTGTTGAATGAGGCTgggtatcatctgaagaattatggagatcgaggagggtgcggataacaccctcctagtttaaaaacaagctaaaatatgcttacctccatcgatgttaagttgaTCTTCAatagtgcatgtttatcggCATGTTTAGGAGATAATGGGTTGTTCAGTTTTGCAAATATTTTTCGAATAACAGATCCCGAGAtgtcgtccgtcgagttgtcttcttgctgttcttgctacgTTTTTAGCTAATAGTTTGACTGCTTCTTCctcgtgaaacgagtgaaatgttctgCCATTTTGTATTCACTACCGAAaaaactcaacctcgttcccaggtcttctcggttaactgtTTAGTAACCTGGCAATTTTGCTAAacgattgacgtcatcagttcacatatcttcttccaaatttggtcaacagtagctggttataaTGAATTTCGCGTGGgattttggccaatcagagacggagaaatattttgaatgaataatagtatgctttattatatagacaagagtgttttactggaaaatataccactcgtaaaattcataaaaactacatccgggacccgagtggtttattttctcacacgtgagtttgtcgatgacgtaatttcggtaatttccctttcttattttatcgatgtttctttgtctatttaataaaaagaacattatacggcggcttgaagatatgaattttattttctcgtggcaacaacaatattttactcacacgctgcgctcgttcgtaaaatattgttttgccactcgaaaataaaattcatatcttcgctcAACCGTGTAATATCACCTATTTATacagaggagaagtgtgacgtcacggtACCATGGTAGCAAGATTTCTAGATCTTAACAATTTTTCTCGAAAGAGATGGCCATTgtcgaacgatggaagaaaGGCATCGGCTATCCAGTTTGGCTCCTGAGTGCAATCATACGCATGAAAAGTGAACGGGCAAGGGCCAATTCCATGCAAAATGAACGGGCAAGGGCCAATTCCATGCAAAACACGTAAACTCACAATCAGCAAAGGTTTTTACTATTACGAAACCATAAAACAGTAAATTCCTACAAAGaacgaaaaaataatagttacgATACAGAAAAAACCACTTAAAGGCgactgcaaaatgaaattaatgaaaaaacgatgaaaacgaAGCTGCTTACCAAATGCTGAGAATAACAGAGTCGGTGGTCAGGGCCACCGAGGAAAGAGATAATCTATTTCAACGAATGATGTTACATTAATAGACACGTAAAAACTGGCAATAAATAGGGGCGAGATAACAAACTATAACGAAATTTACATACAGCACGTATCAAAGGAgcgtaattaacaaaataccggagagcgaaaagtaaaagaatgCACGATAACAAGAAAgtgagaaaacgaaaaacaaaaggaaaaaatttgccCCAACAAAAAGCATTCAAATCATGATTCAAATCAATTGCGATATTTACAACAACAAATCCTCTCCCTTAGCCtgttaggaaggcctgatactcaggctacaaCAACACGGTTTATAGAGCTCGAGAagttttgctaccatggcaacgtgattCATGCAACGACTTCTCTTATGATCCTCCAAGAGATCACATGTATCGTTTAGCATAACCTCTGATattctatttcattttatattcttaAGTTGCTATGCCATTGATTTTGACCTGTTATGTTTCAGTTAGTAATTGCCTAAAATATTATTTGAGGAAGCCTTTTTCTTTAAGTCCTGTGATTTCCCTGGGGCGTCCACGCCATTTGGTTATTATTTGCTATGTGCTAtgtatatgaaaaaaataaataaataaataaacctgGCTCTAAAAAACTTATTTTGGTTTATTAGTTTCACATCAGAATTAAACATGAGAGGAGGATTGACAGGTAACCTCAAACTCGGACGTTCTTTTGGCTGGTCACGCAATCCTGCCTTGGTATGCTGCGCTGAGCGCCGATGGAATAGCCTCCCACGCCGACGTTCTTTGAGTTGGAAAGTGACGCGTGACGAAGCGCAAAGAACGTCGGCGTGGGAGGCTGGCATTGGCCGGGACAACGCAAATAAATTCTGTCTGAATTCCCCATCTTTTCTATCAGTTTTCAAGCCCTTTTACCACTTTGTTTCTTCTCCTTAGGATCTTAAAAGCCATATTCGTATGATCTCCGAGTTCCTGAACAAGCCCTTGTCAGATGAACTCCTAAATCGCATTACAGAGCAGTGTACATTCAATGGAAtgatgaaaaacgcgaaaagtTACCTTCTGCGTGGAACAGAGGATGGACCAAAGCTTCTGCGAAAGGGCGTGGTGGGAGACTGGAAGAATTACTTTACTCCAGAGCAAAGTGAGAGATTTGACAAGGAACTGTTAGCAAAATTAGACGGAACTGGATTAGAGTTTGAAATGTAGCAAACTTGTTTTCATTAAATATATCCGAAATTACAGAAGAGGCCTCTTAACACCTTGGGGAGACTGTGAAATGATTCCTTTGCTCCAGAGCCAGAAATAAGAGATTTGATAAGAACCGCTGTAATATAATTTTTGCCAGATTGTATCGAACTTTGAAAAGAATCTGTCAACCactttaatgaaataaaaatgggTGTATCGTCTGCATGTCTTCATAGAGCTGGTGTTAATTTACTAAGCGGAACACCGGTTTGGTTTAGTCATGTGCTGGAGGTTCGGATTTGTTTAGATGTTTGTTGGCTCCAAGACCTTTAACGTGGTGTGTTTGAGCATTTCCACCTTGCGTCCTACTTCTTTATGAAGAATTGATAccatctttcttttctttaaaaaagcagtATGGGTGCCCCATTTCGATCAATTAATCAATCCCCCCTCTCAAATGAGGCCACCTCAAagttgcttgaaataaataagcctcAGTGGATGtggtctgctacacagccgtttttagtgtcgtcatgCAACGcaggggaggagcgttgcgtaaCGACATTAAAAACGGCTATGCAGCAAACTACGTGCTTGCTGAAGTAGTAGACCAAAGTACTTCTTTGATTCGAGCCTTGCAAGAGCCAGATGACATCCAAACATCGGGACATCATGGCCTTTAATAAACTCGCTTGCAGGCGCATTTACAAATGAATTGTTCTAGCACTGTCACGTAATCACATTTCTTCATTGAAAGGAAGTCAAAGATAGAACTGCACGGACTCCCAATGTGGTTTTTGTGGTTGCGACGCAGTATAAAAGCCTTCACTGAGTGATATTTTTGCCTCTTACAAGCAAGCATGTCCGTTAGAGGTTTACCTGTTTTGTAGGATATGATCggaggttttttaaaaattgttttcagcagATGCTGATTTTCTATATGACTCCAGTTTGCACGAGCGTTTTAATATCTTGTACCGCTGGGTGATATATAGTAACCAAAGGCAATAGTCTCTCTttaccttttttgcttttcagttTGAGCACCTATTGTCTTTAGTCAAGGTTAATCTTTTGACAACGACCTTCCCATATACTTTTTAGGATAACCGcgtgtagaaggcctaaatgtaattaCGACCCTAaatttaataacattttgtcctaaatgtaataaagtcgttgcctagtccctgtacggcgttttcccagtccctctcggtcaattcgtttcggtgacgaatccgaggcgaacgggcgggAAACGGCCTCGCATTTTCAcgtggaccacgtgacccgatacgctttggccgcgcggaataatgaggcctaggaaCTAGGcaaataaagtcctaaatgtaataacaatttgccctaaatttaataaactcttaagttgtcaattacagtaattactcgaataagcgccgccttgttggggggggggggggggagagttaATTAGCGCCGCGTCGCTTATTCATGTAAATACGGTACGTAGCCGTATTACTGTGGTATTAAgctccgctctcaaataagcgccgcctttttggagaaaaaagttaataagcgccgcggcgctaattcaTATAAATTCGGTAAATTTAAttatgcactgtgaaacttaacgtttacaaataaattacttgtaaacggcaaagtaacagtatttttttaaaagaaagcaatattttagcaatagaaaactttcttcctgtgtttgcatagcctgatataaacactcgaggggttggaagaattcgagacagtcatgcaaaccctcgacgtcgtctcgggtttgcataactttCAAGAATTCTTCCagcccctcgagtgtttatatcaggctatgcaaacacaggataaaagttttcaattgtttttattaatattcccgagaaaaaagaaaaactctttgtttaggttactgattaaaagagaaattcttgccagtcgcgaagtcttgtacacgaagcttaatgaacgtgtaatcagttcttgttttgcagtaAAGATGCTTTCAATAAAagg encodes:
- the LOC140926597 gene encoding sulfotransferase 1C2-like, yielding MANFPILQEIKGEWRSTKTMEIMGLRIPAYFTDDPRLLYDYIVNFKTKSDDVFVVSYPKAGTTWIQEIVWQIYHNGEVNSKRIEDRVPFLEEAINPKASQPDIASLPSPRLIKTHLSYEAIPKGTNEETTCKYIYIARNPKDNAVSNYKFLTSLAKSTGLNASWEFYADLFVQGKSTWSHWDKHVLGWWKHKDNANVLFLKYEDLKKDLKSHIRMISEFLNKPLSDELLNRITEQCTFNGMMKNAKSYLLRGTEDGPKLLRKGVVGDWKNYFTPEQSERFDKELLAKLDGTGLEFEM